The DNA sequence tttatatacaatttgaaatattttcattaaactggttaatgtagccttcctggcattttcttagttattgtgttcagacatttatattctacatttagtaagtttcacctgtacccttctaagatgcaccttaggtgtgtttccaccaattaccctccctccacccgtcctcccctctcccctcccttgcccctttcctggctttggtataagggtgatactggctttggAGAATGGGTCGGGGAGGATTCTTAATCTTATGGAACAGTTTCAGTAGAACAGGGTTCCAGTTCTTCATTCCGTTCCCCTCATTTGCCATGAGTAATCTgtattccatttctgtcatttgaaCAATTCCTTTCGTTTGGTTTGAGTCTCATTTGGAGAGCTCTTATGATTCTTTGAGGGTACTGAGACAGCccgtttttgttgttttgttttgcttttctgtgttgCCAGCATTTTtatgctggtttcttctcattcgGGGCCTCTTCTCTCATATTAGATGTGGTCCACTTGCTCTTTTCTGCTGGTCTCTCTTTGGCTCCGTGAAGACAGTGCCGGGTCCTGGGTGATGTGCTTGGGTCCTACTCTGGAAGGCACTGAGCCTTCATCACTGCTGTTCTGCTGCATCTCCCCTGTTCCCTGATGTTTGTCACTGGGCTGCTGTGGGAGGGTGGCCCTGGTGCAGCGTGCCATGTGAGGTAAGGCTGGCTGGCAGGATGTGCATGAACACGGGAGGGAAGAGTTCTGCTCAGTGGGTGCACACACACGCAGGCCTGAGGTGTGTGGGAAGGGTGAGGCGCATGCAGGGTACAGCCCACATGTGAGGTGTAGTGGTACACACATTGGAGCGAGTCTACATGGCACAGCAGGCCAGCAGATCACAGCTCATGAGCTGGAAAGAGAGGGATAGAGCAGGCTCGTGGGGCAGGATGCCTGTGCAGGACAGAGCAGATCACTGGAGCTGTACTCACACATGTGACCAGGGTGGCTGGGTGGCAGAGTGGTGGATGCAGCAACCAGGGTGCCTGTCCAGCCTGGTGCAGGTCAGTGGTGTCAAGTCCATCGAGATCCAAAGGTGGTGGCTGTGAGGGCTTTTGCCCCTCTAAGGGCCACCTAGGCAATTGCGACCGTGGTGGTCCACCCACCTCAACAGTGGGTGCCAAGGCTAACAAGGAGTGATCTGCTAAGGTCCCACAGGAAGTTTAGTTGAGCAGGAGCTCCCAGGCCACAGCAGTGGGTACAGAGCCCATGGTCTCCAGCTTTGCCCAGGGTCCCTGCCactggtggtggtggcagtgtttggcagtggcagtggtcatggtggcagtggcagtggtggtggcagaggcagtggtggtggtggcagttgTTGGCAGTGGCAGTGGTCATGGTGGCAGTGGTTGGCGTTGGTGGTGGCAGTGCAGTGGTGGCAGTGGTTGGCAgcggtggtggcagtggtggtgtaCATCACTTGTTCACAGGGCTAATGTGAATGTCGAGATTCCTCAGGACCTCCCTGTCCAGTCTCGGTACCTCCCCCCAGGAGCAAGGGGAGGCAGCAGTCACTGTTGTGTTCTAACGGCACCCCTGCAGCACTGGGGGCTCACAGTCTGGCTGTCCTTTCTCTACAGAGCAGTGCAGCTGCACGGCCTCCAGTCAGGGCTCTGCGCAGTCTTGAGGCCACTGCTGAGGTGCAGGGCTCCCTGCTCCCCTTGTGGTTTCTTCAGGGAAATGGGAGCCGGGGTGCTCTCCTCTGTCCCACATGTGGGTGTCCTTCCTCATTACCGCTGGTCCTGGGGAGCAGCTTGTCCCACATTTATCCTCCTCATTTCACTCCTGCCTCCTCTTCACGGGGTCCCTGGGCTGTGCTCAGAGGACGGGTTCGTAGCTGGGTCTCTGTCTGCCACTTCCCACCCTCCCCGCGGGAGCAGAGCTGCGCGGGCTGCTTCTAGTCGCCATCTTGGCCCTACAGAATTGTTGTACATTTCAGTCCAACTTCTCTCTTCCTAATATAGCTAGAATGCTCATGCCTGCGATGTGTAAAGACTAACtccaaaattgtatttttatgttaatttaggCCAGTCCCCAGTCTTTTCCATCTCACTTCTCTGCCATCAGACAGTCTGAGCTAGGCTGGGACGAGCTCTCCAGGTCATTCCTGGAAGGTACAGGCTGCCTGTGGCAGAGTGGAGGGCTTGTAGCATCGGGGTGCCGTGGCCCTGGCAGGGTCGGCTTGACAGCTGGAGAGGCGCTGAGAAGGCATTTATTCCTGAAGGCTTTGAGAAGACTCTTCTGAGCAGCTGCCTTCATCCCTGAGAAGTGCTCTTCCTGCAGACCACGGGAGCCTCTGAGTCCCCAGGACCACCAGCTGCCTGGCCAAAGTTCAGCTGTCTGTTTCTGACTGGGCTGTCGTGGGGAGCCCAGGACAAACCTGGCACTCGGGGAGCTTAGCCCATGGCTGTTATTCCTGCATCCCCTTCCTTACACCCTATGCACCAGCACCCACATGCTGTAGAGGCTGGGTGAGCAGTGAGCTCTGCCATCGGCTGTCTGCGGGTGACATGATGTGGCACAAACCTCCTTCATGCCCCTTTCCTTGGACACCAGCCTGTGAGGGGGCTGCCTCTGGGACGGGTGAGAACCACACAAACACCAGGACCAGATGGGGTCTTGGCTGTCCCTTGGCCTGGTGCAAGAGGTGCCTGTGACTGCCAGCCTTGCCCAGCTGGGTGCGTGGCTGCTACACTCTCTGAGTCAAACTGCCATGTGTGAACGTGCTCATGTTAAACCAGATGGGGACCTTGCAGGTCGCTTCCCTCCTTAGCACTTGAGTCTCTCATCCTGAAAATATGAGTGGCCCAGTTGTCACATCTATAAGAGCCGAAGGAATGTGTGCTGTCAGCAGTTCTGCCTTTGTTAGCTTACCGTGTACGTGTCATCACCAACATTTTCGCAGAGAAACCTGAAGCACAGCGCCGGGAGGAACGTGAGGGGGCCTGGGTCGGCAGGCGCGGCCCCATGAGGAATGTGATGGGGCCTGGGTCGGCAGGCGCAGCCACCTTCAAGTTTGGACACTTGTTTGCCTTGCATCACTGACTGATATTGgctatagatttttttcccttaaaaaaaaaaattagctctttttgtttgtttgtttttgttttttgcaatttttggccagggctgggtttgaacccgccacctctggcatatgggctggcgccctactcctttgaaccacaggcaccgcctagctctttttttttttattattattattaccaattCCCTTTCTCCTACTCACTCTCAAAGCCTTGATGTTGGCATTATTTGATATTCACTATTTTAAGCCAGGGAATTGCAAGGAAGTATCCCTTTGtcctaggaaaagaaaaatggaggagaAGGAGTTTTTGATTCAATCCTGTTTcactatatatttatacatttgtattCCTAGACCAAATAGTTCGTGCATACCTTAGCCATGGTAAGTGGCGTCAGGTCTCCtgtataaaaatagtttttttagcCTTatagaggtgtgtgtgtgtgtgtgtgtgtgtgtgtgtgtgtgtgtgtgtggtgtacaGGCGTGGAActatatctgtgtgtatatatgtgtggcGTGGTATTTGGGTGTGGTACGTGCGTGTGAATGCTGTGTGTGTGCCGTGTGTGGTGTGCGTGGTGTGGTATGGGCGGTGTGTGGTGAGTGTggtatatgtgcatgtatgtgtgtgacaTTCgtgatgtgagtgtgtgtggtgtgagcGTGGGTGTGACTAGGATCTTTCAGCTCCTCCCAGTTCCATCCTCCTccgccctgcccctgccccccacagTGCATTTCCCTCCCGGCATTTGCATTTCCCACCGTGGTCTCTAAGGCTGACCCAGGGGCAGCAGCCTCAGCGTGCCCTTGCCGGATCGTGGCCTGGCCCAGTCTCAGGCTGCAGGTGGTGGCAGTGGGGTGGTGGGAATGCTCCTCACGGACCTTGGTCAGTAGAAGTCCTTACGTGGAGTGTGGATGTGTGCGTGGTAAGTGAGTGTGACAGGGCCCGTCTTCACACTCGGCTGGGGCAGTAAGGAGAGCTCAGAGTGCCCCTTCAAGGGCCATCCCTTCTGGGGGTCTGTGTCAGAGCCCGGCTTGGGACACAAAGGCCATACTTTTCCTGCTTCCCTGCTCAGTACAGTGTAAAGGCATTTGAACATGAGGTCTCTGCAGCTTCCAGCTTGGCAACATTTTACCTGATGTTGATCAACAAAATGTTCCTTATGCCAACTCTTGAGGGAACGTCTGCTCCTGGTATGCAGAGTCACATGGCCTCAGGAGCCGCCACCCCAGAGCTACTGGGGACCACTGTCCCCACCTTCATAACCCAAGGGAACACCAGTGAGGGGCCTCAGGGATCGGCTGCTGGGAACCAGAACGTGTTCAGGAAAAGGGCTCAGCTTTAATACTGTCATTATGAAAACACTCACTCTTAAGGAATTGTGAAAGATCTGTGATATAATTCAAACAAACGGCCCAATCCTCAGGCACAGTGCCTCAGAACCCGGCTCTGAAGTGTCAGCAGGATTGTTTGCAGTCCTGATCAGGGAGCCAGCCTGCCTCTGTGAAAATGATTCTGTCACCAGGGCCTGGGGATAGAAGTCCTCCTAACACCGGAGAAAGAACCTGCCTTGTGTGTAAATTAGCCTCATACCCCTCCCCCACTGTGTTATTTGAAAAGGTTTTTGAAATCTCTGGGAAAACTGGCTTGGCCGGCTAACCTTTGTACCTCTGTGCACCTGTGTTTATCACTTACCTCCAGAGGGCAGGAAATATCCCCAGAGGGCCGACTTCGTGCCAGGAACCACTGTGAGGTGTTTGTCTATGCAGCACTTGACTGTCTCTCCACGCGGGGGTCTGGGAGGGTGTGGGAGCTTGCTTGGTGCTGGAGTTAGCGCACCTTGTACTGGCCCAGGGAGGTGGGCACTCTGGCAGCTGCGGGCTTCAGGCTGAGTGCCGTGGACAGAGGCTGGCTCAGGCCTTTCCCTGTTTCATTTGCCCTCAGTATCATTGCAGAGATTTTGTAGCATCCTCTGTAGGATTCCAAAGTTgtccctttttctgttttcattctctCACTTCCCTTGCCTTTGGAAGAACAGCATAGTTAAGGGTAGACAAAAAAATCTTTGGAATTATTCAGTAGGTTAGCAGAGCCCTTGGACCTAGTGACCATCTTTCATCTTCAAAATACAGCCTGTACCTGTCTCCCAGTTTCCCCACCACTCTCTTTAAACAGCATCCTCGTCTGCCCACTTCTTGGTTATTGCTTCAAGAACCAGGCTTGTAAAGATTGGGTGGACCTACCCACAGCTTTACCTTAGCAGAGGCCTTGTTTGAGTTAAAATGCATATCCTCTAGATTTCACAGACACCCAAGAGGGGGTTAAAAAATGCCAACGAGCAGAATGCATTTCCATGGGAGAGGTGGGGTCCAGTATTGGTTACTGAGTGCTTCGTGAGACAGCACTTTCGGAAGGGACAGTCCAGGCAGCAGCCCTGGGAAGTAGGTTCCTGTCTTTCCTACAGGGAAGGAGACTGGCCCATAGAGAGGCAGAGTGACCGACTGGAAGAGGTGACCCAGGGCCTACACCTCCCCTCAGTGCCATGCTCAAGGAGGAGCCAAGTCCAGAGGGGAGGGACCCTGCTGGCCAGCAGGCGAGCACCCAGGGACAGAGTCTGTGCCGGGGGAGGCTGGGGGCTGTAGCCTGGACTCTGGCCTTGTGGGAGGCTTTGGGGGATGGTGTCACAGAGCTGGGCTTTGGGTGCTGAGAACCAGGTTTAGACATTGGTCCTGCCGCTTCCTGACAGCATGAGCTTTGCCAGGCTAACTCCTGTCCCTGGGCCTCCACTGCCCCATCTAAAAGAAGTAACAGCACTTAAACGCTCAGGTGGTTGTGAGATTAAAGGGGAGGACGTGCAGCACCTGCTCTGTCAGTCCTGGGGTCTGCTGTCCCCTTCTGTGTCACGCCAAATCCATGCAGGGCCGGAGATCATGGAGATCATGAACCGGGATAGGGAAGGGAaacaggagggagggggtgggagagatCTGGGGGTCACTGGGACCTCGGGGGTCTGCTCTTTGCATCGGGGCCTGGGGGTCCTTGAGGGCCAGGGGAGACTGCTGCTAGGAGGCTTCCTAACAGTCAGGTGGAAGCCGTATTTCAGCCAGCCTTTCCAACAGCCCCCAAAGTTGGAAAacacaaaatggaaaaaccatGGCAGCGACTCTCTATTCATAAAGCAGCCAGTGGTTGCTTGATAAATCTGCGGCAGAGATAGGGACATGGGAGGAAGGTCGGTGACAGGACGGTTGCGACCAGGAGACTGGGGGTGATTTAACCTTCTCTGTTACTCTCTCCCCCTCAGGTGTCTCCAGGCTACCTGCTCTCTTTGCTTTCGTGAGGAGGAGAGCGGGGGACTCCATCTGTGTCACTGCAGCCGCAGCCCTCCCTGTTGGGGAGTGGGGGTCGGTAAGGCCCTGGGAAAGAGGGCACAACCTCCAGAGCCCAGTCCTGGGCACCCCGCAGGTGGCCTTTCACCCCCACCCCGAGGATAAGGAGGCCTGTTACctctccattttccagataatGAAAGAAGTGAATAAAAGAGGCCAAGCAGCTTGCAGAGAGCTGCCCCTGGCCGGTGGCCGCCTGGGCATTTGGAGACCCTGTTTGAACCTTTCTTCCCCTGGGGTTCCTTTTGACCTGGAGGGTTTATGAAACCCAGGTTGCTGGTACAAGGCAGCAAAAACGCCACCTTCATCCTTTTAGGGTTCCAGCTGGGCAGAAAATTAAATTGGCGTAAGACAGATTAACAGAAGGCACACACCTCTGTTTATCTAAGTGTTACAGGGCACGGGAGCCCTCCTGAGGAAATGAGACCTGAAGAGGCAGTTAGAGCCTGTTATTTACCCACCAAATTGAACAAAGAACAGTAAACTGTGAACATGTGGCAAGGCGTGGGGGCTCGGGACAGGATGGAGAAGGGACTAGGAGGTGGGGGTTAGTTTACCAAGTTGGTTTGTGTAGAATTCTCTTGGCCTCAACTTCCTGTCCTTGATAGTAAGAATGTTACTTCTCTCACGTGggaatttcttttgcttttcaagaAACAGAATAAAGGCACCTGCTGTTTTTACAGTGCCTTTGACTTGCATGCATAGTCAATAAGccagcatatatatttttaatttcttcactgGGGCCCTGACTTTCTGCTTTAGGTCTAAAGTGGGGCTTCCTTCAGGGACCAGCAGGGTCCACACTTAAAGAACCAGTGAGTTTCACTGGGACCCACAAAACCCCCTGAAGAGGATGCCCAGGTTATGGGAGCTGGCTCTATGGCCACAATGTGCgagtttttttcctcctcaacaCAAGGAGAATatgcctattattattttttaacatataaatcCTAAAAAGTTAGCTGAAAGTTAATTTCTAGTATTCCTTTAAATAGAAGCATTTTTGAGTTTTCAAATTAGGCTATGCATTTGGTAGATTGGAGGAGATATAGAAatcctgatttttaattttttaaagaaaaaatttattttatcattattattattattttgtgaggcagagtctcactctgtagccctgagtaaagtgctacggtgtcatagctcacagcaacctcaaactcttgggctcaagagaaacttttgcctcagtctcctgagtagctgggactacagaggcccatcactatgcccggctaatttttctatttttagtagagacagggtcttgcacttactcaggctggtctcaaactcctgagctcaagcaatgcacccacctcggtttctcagagtaaagaaaaaattttaaaagtcttaaatttttaaagagactGATTTAAACTGCGTGTGTGTGGGGATGCCAGGTATCAGTGTTGGGGACAATATGAAGCCAGCTCTTGTGAGATTCTTCTATGAAGATCGTACAGAATAGTTTTTTTCTCTTAGCTTCCTTCTCCTTTAGTGAtttgtatattataattttataatcttatGTATTTTTATGATCTTTAATGTAATTCCCGTTCAGAGACATGTCAGCTTGTTTTAGGTCAGGCTTTTTCTATAGATAATTTGAGCACAGACTTTGATGATGAATTGGTTTCAGAAAACACAAGTTACTGTAGAATTGTAGCTCATTCTAAAACTTTTCCTGAATGTTTCTTCCTCGTGGACATGTCCGGTTCAGAAAATTACTGCACACCCAAGTTGGCATATTCAGCCTGTAGTTGGCAACTCAATTAACACTCATACGCATTACATGtttttttgggattttttttttttttgaaacagggtctcattctctcgcccagggtagagtgccgtagcatcatagctcacagtaacctcaaattcctgggtttaagcctcccagagtgctaggattatagaggtgagccactgtgcagccATATGTAACTTATTTTTAGAGAACCCTTAGGAACATGgcctttggttatttttcttcaggTTTTATTATCAagaggttttttttgagacagagtctcattatgtcactctcagtagagtgcagtggtgtcacagcgcacagcaacctcaaactcttgggcttaagcgattctcttgccccagccttccaactggctgggactacaggcacctgccacaatgtctggctattttttttttgttgttgcagttgtcattgttatttagctggcctgggccaggttcgaaccctccagccttggcgCATGTGACTGGCtccgtaaacactgtgctacaagtgctgagcctatCAAGAGATATTAATACATAGTCCTCCTGACAGTAAATAGTGGTGTTGAATCAAGATGTTCAAACTGAATTCAGTATTGTCCTAGGAAGTTGAGCGTTTCCCAGGAACCTAGGGGAAGTTGACTGCTTATGTTGCTGCAGTGACTTGAAACCtgtcccccatgagaatggcccaGTCTGGGCCAGGCGCAGCTGGAGAACCTGCTGCTTTTGGCTGCCGTGGGCCTCTGATCTAGGAGCCATCAGAGCCATCTCCTAGTGTAGGATCAGGTctctcagaaatattttctttaacttcCAATATGGAGGCTTTCCGGTGTCTGCGTGAGAGAAAGGCACATGGGCACTTAGGAACCGGTCAGCAACCTGAACAGTTGTCAGCTGTGTGCACAGCTCGTTCCATCTGCTCCCTGTAGACGAGGGGTGCACCAGGACCCTCAGTGTCCTGGCCAGGTGGACACCAGCCCTGCTGGCGGCCTGGCCTTCTGACCCTCAGACACAGGAGGAGCGGATGCTGGCCTGGTCCTTCCTGTGATCATGGCCAGATTGCTGATTTGGGAACATCCTGCTTCTAACTTTGGGGTGTCTTCATCAGTGTTCCCAGGATGTGGCAGTTTCCCCCACTATTCTTTGGACGATGGTGTCTTCCCCCCAGAGTCAGGACCCTCCTCCTTTTATGACCAGACCCCAGGGTATGTTTCCTCATCAGCTGGCCGGTTGTCACCTGTGTCTTGACCTTGCCTCGTGTGTGCTGCACCTACGAGGTTGCGTAAtgcaaggaaaagggaagagaagacacAAAACCCAGGACAGGGCCAGATGCACGTCAGTCAGATACGCGCCAACGGCGTCTGTCTTCATGATCCAGCCATTATTGGGAGGAGGTGGCTTTGAGGTCAGCATGCCTCGGGGCTGCGCTAGCTGCATTCTCCTCCTGCCCTGCACGCCGCCATCTCCACAGTTGCCTTCTCTCTTCTCTAGACGTCTGTGCCAGCTGGGTGCTTTCTGTGAGCGACGAGGAGCATGGCCCCCCGTGTGCTCtgcaggggcaggaggaggaCCGAGAGTCACAGGACCCATCCCCATCGGCCTCCCGGGAGAAGGTACTCCATGCAGTGGACCACTTCCGTATGGGGCAATGAGGCTTTTCAGAAGACAGAAGATGAGCACAG is a window from the Nycticebus coucang isolate mNycCou1 chromosome 11, mNycCou1.pri, whole genome shotgun sequence genome containing:
- the LOC128598690 gene encoding polycystic kidney disease protein 1-like 1 gives rise to the protein MAKEVAKGIAGDQERCLQATCSLCFREEESGGLHLCHCSRSPPCWGVGVDVCASWVLSVSDEEHGPPCALQGQEEDRESQDPSPSASREKNILKTTSKEVLSVVHGKPRVSLNGDSGADR